Part of the Ictalurus furcatus strain D&B chromosome 10, Billie_1.0, whole genome shotgun sequence genome, tatatatttcattctgaaaaataataaataataaataaaaaaatcacacttcATTTTACATTCAGAAGCACAAAAATAAGCTAATCACTAAGGAAAGTGTGTATAAAGTTGCAACTCTGTATATAATCCATGGTTTCATTTccaacaaacagaaacaaatgagGCCTTAACATTTTCATACAAATTTATTACATGCAAAGTGGAAAAATGTTTCAAGAAACACAGAAAGTGAATCagataaaaaggaaaataaatgaaatgtgattTTGGTCCGCATGAAGAGTGGAATGTCTTCAGCTCAGCACTGAACTACAACACACGTATCAACACATCCATCCAGCAATTTGATTTAAAGTTATCTTGTGTTTTCTGAGCTTattgacaaaaaataataattaaatgtatacaaaaaGGCATATTATAATGTTTTTGATCCATCTAGCATCCATTTTAATGGACTGTCATCAACTCAGGGCACaaatggaaattaaaaaaacaattttttaatagtaatagcaaaacaaaattattcaaataacatgtttataaaaattCGAGTGACCACTAGATGGCAAACTCAATCTATAATGTTTCTGGGGAATTTTCACGTTTACACTCGGGATATTTTCAAATGTCTGCACAAGTGTGTCAAAtacaatgtaaacaaatgtgCATTTCACTTTTACCATCACTATTAAGCTAAGATTTGGGATATTCTCTaagagtaaaaaacaaacaaattaaattaatccTCTGTGAGATTTGTATAGACAGACATGAGGAATGAATCTGTTTGTGGAATGTCACAAGATGAAACTCCTTTTTCCTACTTTTCATATGCTGTTCAACTCTTGCAATGTCTGATCCAGAACTTGATGCATTCCAAGGTTTTCTTCTTTGGCATTTGCTAATTTTTCTACAAAAAGATAAGATAAAAAGTAGAATGAGCTCTTGGAATTGTTTTGTTCAACGTGTACTGcacttgagaaaaaaaaaactgacatggTTTGCCTTTTCTCTGTGACTGTTAGCCATTTTCTGATTCAACATGATTCTGCAGCTGTAAAATTCATTTGCATGCATTAAGTGACGAGTGTGGGTCCAACTGCAGTAAACCAACATGCACATGGCTGTAGTTTCAACACATGCAgaagaaacaatgaaaacacatttatgAGTGAGAGTGAAGACACACAGAGGGTGCGAACTCGAGATAAACTTGACCTCACCTGTTGACtttcaaaacaaaactgttgacttttaaacaaataataacacCTAATCAAACATATTGTAATACTATAATAGCTATAAATATGTAACTAATGTGTAATCATttgtactgtgtatgtgtgagagagagagaaagagagagagagtatgtgtatAGTCATGTGCCCTGATGTTTCTGCAAAAACAAGAATGAATGAGAGCATGAATGAAAGCATGTTGGGAAATAGGAAAAGAgagcttttattttcctttgcaTGGTATAACAGTAGTACAGCAGACATCAGTTAAGATATTTCAgccagccagagagagagagagagacagacagagagagagagagagagacagagagagacgagaAAGCAGCATCTACAGGGAGGTCATATCATTGAGGGCATGGTCCAGCTCCTCCGAGATGGCCTTGTATTTCAGCTTCTGTGCATATAACTCGTCTGGAGATCAGCAGGAAAAAAAGCAAGCACAGGATAttgcaaacagagagagaaggagagagagaaaatggattTAGCAGATGAAGCAGAATATGTGTGTAAAAATCCAAAGGCACAGAAAGAACATGAAAATCAAGCTGCTGCTATCCTCTTTAAGAACTTGTGCAAATCCCACGAATGTGAGCAATGACCTGCGGGTAAAGTTTCCATCTAGCAAATATGCTCTCATATTTCTTCTGCACATACACGTCTGTGCAGTCGACAAAACTCAAGGCTCTCACAGGAAGCGGTGTTTCTCCTGACAGCAGACATTCTTTATTCCTCTCAGGATTATAGCAACGCTCGGACTGTCTCAGCTGATTCCATAAATTCAGCAGAATAAATAGCCTTCAGGAGAAACGCTCCAATGTGCGGAAATACGAAACTCCCAGAccagattaaaacaaaatgctgCTATGCTGTATTGAAATGCTTTATGACTGGTGTAGACCGGCCTGTTCCTGGACTATGAAACCGTACCCATGCTGGATATCTGAACAAATAATTCTGAATAGGAAAAGAGAAACGTGCATGTCAAGGCACCTTTAACTATTCAAGGCTCAGTTACAGCCAAAGCTGATACACTTtcggataaaataaaataaaaatcttttctgtacgattttttttaaaaagctactAAACTGCACTCTTCCTTGTTGGTGGGATGATACATTCAAGGGTATATATTCTGTACCCTATTTTGTACAAaactttattttgatattttgtaaatTCTCCAGAAGATGTGAATATAGAGTACATCTAAAATTATTAATGGCacataattggaccttaagGATCCCTGttgtagcattaattagcttTTTGGTACCAGGTAAAGAGTACAAAAAAATTTACTCTTAAGCGTACAACACCAGCAACTGGGAAGGTACAGATTAGAACCTTTTTACTGAGAGCGTGTGGCTGTTGAAAGCCTGTAACAAtaattttcctttaatttcaTTAAAGCTACATGATGAAAAATTTTATTGCAAGCTACTTGTGGCGTCACTGCTGTGTGTGGAGGTCTAATACACGTTACTCGGCCATCTACTGGTCATTTATGATTCAGCAACATTGATGGATCCACTCCGTTCAACCTCTGTTCTTAAGTTAGACCACCCagcatttaaaatatgaaaacgTAAGTTTTATTCTCTGAAATTCTATTTAGGTTTCATTCGAATTGCAGGTGGACGTAATGGTATGATCTTCTTCAACATGCTCCAATGGATTTCAATTGCACTAAAATGGATACTTAAATATTATAGAAACCAATGGTGTATTGATATATTACTCAGTACggtagtatgtggtttgggacacggtTAAAACTGgaagattttttaaatcttatttataataataataataataataataatattattatatctgCCACTGTTATAGAGTTTTACTTAGTGTTACAGAAAAGTTATGAGAATGTCATATgtaaatcacatatacatactcTAAAGATTAAAAGGTAATTTAGGAAAAGACATCACACTGCAGCATACAGAGTATATTATTGATACTGCAGcctatgaaatgaaaatgttcgTACCTTCCAGGTCATCAATGGATTTTTCCAGTTTAGCCACTGTTCTCTCTGCAAACTCTGCTCGGGTCTCGGCCTGATCAAACACAACAGGACACAGACAGATGATCAACTgaaacacttacacacaccatcatcagtcCCCATGTATCATTCACAATACACCAGCACTGTACCTCCTTCAGCTTGTCACTGAGAACCTTAATCTCCTCCTCGTACTTGTCTTCTTTTTCTGAGTACTGAAACAGAGAAGATGGTGATGCAGgaatgtattaattattaacaaCATCACCAGCGCTTTTTCTGAATAAAATGCCATAATTTGATAGCCAAAAATACAAGTTGTCAAGAATAGTTGTAGATTTATTGTCTATTGTAAATGGAAAATGAATCCTTGctctttttttaagttaatgtCAAAGACGtaattttttcttatttatttctttttattcttaaattgtagttatattgttttatttaacaaaatggtTGTAATAATCCTGttgcaaatacatttacatttgcattattttGAAAAGAAAGATGGCTCatcctcagtttaaacactaACAGGGTCTTATCTTACTTTCTCTGCCTGAGCTTCTAGGGACTTGAGGTTGTTGGTTACATTCTTTAGCTCCTCCTCTAGATCGATGACTTTGCTGTAAGAAACCAAAACGCAAACCACAGCATATCAgccaacaataaaatgaaaacatattcTGATACAGACTGAGGGAAGACACTTGAGCACTTACCATTCAGACATCTCAGCTCTCTCTTCAGCTCGTTCCAGCTCACCTTCAAGTATCACAAGTTTACGGGCCACCTATTACAGAAACAGTCCAGAAAtcattctttggttttaaatgccGTTAGCTAATGTAACGCAGCACAGAATATCTACCTAGCTAGCTCGAGATTACTTAATTATTTGCATTAGCAAATAACTGAGCTGAGAATCTAGCACTGTAAGATagctttatttctgtctgtagaTTGCCAGGTGTTTAATGCAGCTGGATAACGTAATGTAACATAATAGGCAGAGCATCTCACTTGCTAGCTACCTTACTTAGTTATCTACTGTACTCATTTTAGTTAGCTTGGTGCCATCTAATCTGAGACACTagttatatttgtgtttgtatattGTCAGAGGTTGTTCCCATGATTAAATCGCGTTACTTAATTGTTTAGCTATTTTAATCAGCTTCCTCTTCGCTATAAGTGCTAACATTATTTAAACAGTTCAGCTATGTTTTAATTCAAGTTTTAAAGCTAACATTTATGTTAGTAGATTGCCAAAAGTCATTCCaggattaaatgtatttaatgcaaGCAGACAGGAGAAGTATCTAACACACTAGCGAACCTTACTTAGTTAGCTTGACTTCTATAAGaagaaagcctttatttgtcacatatgtACATTATTGTGATTACAAGACTCTTTTCTTAGGAAGTTTCTTCTTAGGAAGCTGGgttcagagcacagggtcagccatgacacaGCACCCCTAGAGCAGACAGGATTAAGCCCAAAGTATATTTCACTTTTTACGCGTACACTAGGAACAGTGTACAGTACACGTGAAAATTGcgctcaaaaaaataaaaaggtaaataaaGACTCGTTAAAGTTCTCCACAAGCATGCCTTCCGATTCCTCAATTATGTTCCTATTACCTGAGAACATTCCCCAATCAGGTGATGAAAATTTAATATCACACAAGTGTTACAACATAGAGCCAGCTAACAAGTAGGGGAAAATGTGTAGGCATCATTATTTCTTCAAAGATATAAAGCTCAGTGTCATAGCTATATAGTTCATCACCATGGTTTTGCTTGTGATGGTGAAATTCCACTGTGGAATGCAGGTTATTATCATCTACATgatcaaatgtaaataatgctCTTCACTCACTTCCTCATATTTTCGGTCAGCCTCCTCAGCAATATGCTTGGCTTCCTTTAGCTGCATCTCCTGTATCTCCATCTTCTCCTCGTCCTTCATTGCACGGTTCTCAATCACCTTCATGCCTCTGGTGGACACAGAAAACCAATGAAGATGATGTCAAAGACTTCAACATGTATACCTAATGACTTTCAGTATCTTCCAAAGAGCCACTGACTTCCAACCTTCAGTAATGTAAGGTTATAAAACCCAGTTATTTCAAGATATCAAACCTTCCCATATGTCACTGCGCTAAACTGGACCCAAAATAGTTTTTCAGTGATATCGATTAAAAAAACTGGAGTGTATGGGGAAATCATTTTTATGTAGAATGCTACAATACAgagttttccattttaaaaatggaaccCAGTGACAAAACTAGAACTGTTAAGTATCCAAAGAAccataaatgtattaatatttaatatggcAGAACTTCTATGAAAGAAGCCACCAGCCTATTTTGTTCCTGTCAGCAATATTATAAAATGCAATACAATATCCagtcaacaacaacagctgTAATTCATCCTTGTGCCACTGAACAGTAGGAAAGCAAGCGGTCCATCATGCCTTGGGGCACCCCTCTATCTCCTCACCTCTCGCTCTCATCTGCAGCTTTCTCAGCCTCCTCCAGTTTCTGCAGCGCCGTGCCCAGCCTCTCCTGTGCCCGGTCCAGCTCCTCCTCCACCAGCTGGATCCTGCGGTTCAGAGCTGCCACATCAGCTTCAGCCTGAAAACACAGCATCAGACGTCAGGGCTTGTGAAGAGACAATAATGTGTCATCCTAAGAGAACAACGTTTTACCCTACATTAACTGACTGATATGAATCTGCTGAAATGGGATCAACAGAATTTAATGATTTTTTCAGCGGATCTTGGCTAAAATCTTCTCTAAGTACACTAGCAAGCAACAAGTTCAGTTGAGTTGAGTTTTGAACATTCATTGAGTTCATGACCAGGGGTTTAACTGTAAAACTGGTGGGATGGGGGTTCAAACAAAGGAGGTTTGAGTGATACATGCATTTAAATGCTAATTTTTAGTTTAACTTATTTGTAGCTAGCAAAGGTTTACCcagatatttttacatttatctgGGGATATTCTGGCTGGTGacaaaaataaccaaaaaacacacaaagcagtcagttagctagctaccttaTTTATATAACCCAAGTAACtgtattaattattaacatCATAAACTCTATGACCTGTATATAAAATGCATCATTTTGTACTAACTCCCCCTTCACTTCATGGTTCCCACTGCGACAAGCTCCATGTGCTTATGtttttgctgctgttgtagccctgtctccactcctgtcattggtttgttcCCCCAAGGTGTGCACCTATTCTGTGCTATTCCCTGATTAGTTTGTATATGTATTCCCTGGTGTTTCTTGTTGTGTCACAAAGTCCTGTCATACTTTTTAGTATTGGGTCCTAGACTCATTTTCCAAGTCCTGGTTTTGACATTTGCCTCTTTAAGATGCTGATTATGGATCAACAGTAAAGCACAAACGAGTTTATGAACTTATATCCTGACTCTTACTGTATGTTACATTCTTTTTATGGTCACCAGATCTTGTAGTGCATGTGTTGCTACTTTAAGAGTTATTGTTAATAAGCATCTTAAGTAAAATCACATATTAACAGTTTTGAAACTACTTGATGGCATTCCCTCTTAAACTGAGTTTTTGTATGGGCTGTCCGATGTTTCTTCAATTCTCTATTACCTTCAGTTCCTACCTTAATTTACTTCCAATTCAACAGTGTTTGGTATGGAACAATGAACACATACAGTCTTTATAAacaacatattatatataatttatatatacattaacCTGTATCAGAACTGAAAAAAGCTAAACAGGTCACACCCACAAGAGCCAAAGTGTGAATGATATGGTTCTTGCCTGTGTGAATGCACTGTAAAGCATTGCCCTTCAAATCCTCCTCCTTCATATCTCATAGTATCatcaataaacaaaagaaaaacaaggctCTCTGTCTCTATTCTTATGTATAGGaaagagcaaacaaaagaaatatttacTCTCTCAACCAGCACAAGCCTCAGCGAGCCTGTCAAACATAACTTCTCCTAGCAAAAAGGACACAACAGAGTCTCTGTGACAATTTTCTGTCTGCAGGCAGAACCAAGCCAACACAAACAATCAGACACTTTCTACACTGATCATTAGCatataattacacacaatattagcACGGTTGAATTGTGCATGCACACTGCTGCACTGTTAGAAAGGTATGACAATCTGACAGCCAAATAATTACCAGCCGTTGAAAAAGTATGAAAGAACATCTGAGAGAACATGGAAAAACTGGAGAAGacttgtttttttggtgtttatttaatCCCTCCATAGGAGAGTTAGTTCAGCTTTGGGAGAAAAACTGGTATGCTGAACACTCTTCTGACCAAGACACAAAACTCCAGGACAGGCCCTGAAATCAAGATCTTTCAGCTtccacaaaatttttttttcgactattacaaagtgctgatactgaagactcctttcataaatgttacattGATAAATACACATcgattcacaaaaaaaacccaaaatatatCAAGGAGTACATGCTTTCTGTTAAATtacaacactttttaaaaatctgttgattattaggcttagattacgTAGCTTTTCCGCCGTGCAGGTGAATGATCTGTTAGTAAATAACAATAACGTAAATGATGATGAGCACATATAGTATCAATACTGCAATAAATAATGTCGCAATATATGTTTTTGTGATGTTGCgtgtattatttgtatttttaaaataattacaaatctGTTTACTTCCAGGGGCATCACAGAGACATGGATCTCTCCTCTGAGCAGATATTTTACTGAAGCTGCCAAATTGTCACTTTACAGAAAGTATCCtgatttaaaaatctttaatcTCACCTTTAATCTCATTTTGACTTATGTCAGAGAGGTAGCATCATTTTATGTTCATTATTATATGATACAGGTagcattattatatattcaAATGTATTCTCCTTGTTGCTCTATAGACTGCCACGGTTTTGTGTAAAATGGATTTTTCCATTTGTGACTTCTCGTGTTAGTTTTACGTtttatctataataataataataataataatataacgaATAATTATGGCTGATTCTCAGTGAAAGGCTGGAAAAGCTTTCAAATGTGTAACGAAGCATTCAGAATGAGGGAGGATGAGGAAACTAGTGACaaagagaggaggagacaaAAACGCTCACAGGAAATAGACGCACTCTACATCCTCTACCCTCCACATCCACGTCCCTCCCTCCAGAACACTCCTTTCCTTAGTCACTGCATTCCCCACATGCCTGGGAATGCATGCCTTATATGgtaaaacacacatgcattgGTGAATGACCGCAGTGGAGGGCCAGGAAGACATGAGAGGAAtcagttggggggggggaaactgTTAAATGGAGCCATGTGTGTCCAACACAATGTGAGCAAAAGAGACGAGACTGGGGAATAGTGATCGGGTTGTGGTGCACAGCAGAGCTGCAAGTTATTCTCTTAAAAAGTAGCTTTCTTGCAGCTTTTTTTTACCACATACCCACAGTGACAGGGTCAGATGGACTCGCTGAACTCTTCagttatatcattattataatatactcCCATTTATACCACAGAAGCTCTGGCAGTATTGCCGTCAGCAAATAataggtttatatttatgtgcTTAATgcatttcacagacattccacaacattaaaggtacctataaagataaaaatactacgtgtcattctttaattcatCAAAATTGTAaccattggcaaattgctgtggtgtaaaaagaATATAACactttgatatatatatatgctgttaTATTGAAAACAATGAACTTTGTGATGATAATAAGAACTCACACTGTATTACACTGTACGTTGTtaattcttttcctataacagcacggccaaaagtgttttatttcttactgacATTAGCTTAGCTTGACAAGCAGACATTTAAATATCAAAGCCTGCCTCAAGGTGAACTTATGTTATTAGTGCAGTCCTGTCACGTTCACACATAGCATCGACTGTTCCTGCAAGTTTTTTGAATATGTGATATTAATCCTAAAATATTGGTTTTTGGAGCA contains:
- the tpm4a gene encoding tropomyosin 4a isoform X3, with the protein product MAGVMSLDAVKRKIQALHAQADGAEERALSLQRELELERQQRENAEADVAALNRRIQLVEEELDRAQERLGTALQKLEEAEKAADESERGMKVIENRAMKDEEKMEIQEMQLKEAKHIAEEADRKYEEVARKLVILEGELERAEERAEMSECKVIDLEEELKNVTNNLKSLEAQAEKYSEKEDKYEEEIKVLSDKLKEAETRAEFAERTVAKLEKSIDDLEEKLANAKEENLGMHQVLDQTLQELNSI
- the tpm4a gene encoding tropomyosin 4a isoform X4, coding for MAGVMSLDAVKRKIQALHAQADGAEERALSLQRELELERQQRENAEADVAALNRRIQLVEEELDRAQERLGTALQKLEEAEKAADESERGMKVIENRAMKDEEKMEIQEMQLKEAKHIAEEADRKYEEVARKLVILEGELERAEERAEMSECKVIDLEEELKNVTNNLKSLEAQAEKYSEKEDKYEEEIKVLSDKLKEAETRAEFAERTVAKLEKSIDDLEDELYAQKLKYKAISEELDHALNDMTSL
- the tpm4a gene encoding tropomyosin 4a isoform X2, which produces MEAIKKKMQMLKLDKENAIDRAEQAETEQKAAEERCKQLDDELMGLQKKLKQTEDELDKYSEALKDAQDKLELSEKKAADAEADVAALNRRIQLVEEELDRAQERLGTALQKLEEAEKAADESERGMKVIENRAMKDEEKMEIQEMQLKEAKHIAEEADRKYEEVARKLVILEGELERAEERAEMSECKVIDLEEELKNVTNNLKSLEAQAEKYSEKEDKYEEEIKVLSDKLKEAETRAEFAERTVAKLEKSIDDLEDELYAQKLKYKAISEELDHALNDMTSL
- the tpm4a gene encoding tropomyosin 4a isoform X1; the encoded protein is MEAIKKKMQMLKLDKENAIDRAEQAETEQKAAEERCKQLDDELMGLQKKLKQTEDELDKYSEALKDAQDKLELSEKKAADAEADVAALNRRIQLVEEELDRAQERLGTALQKLEEAEKAADESERGMKVIENRAMKDEEKMEIQEMQLKEAKHIAEEADRKYEEVARKLVILEGELERAEERAEMSECKVIDLEEELKNVTNNLKSLEAQAEKYSEKEDKYEEEIKVLSDKLKEAETRAEFAERTVAKLEKSIDDLEEKLANAKEENLGMHQVLDQTLQELNSI